Genomic window (Vigna radiata var. radiata cultivar VC1973A chromosome 1, Vradiata_ver6, whole genome shotgun sequence):
CAAGATGCACATAGCACAACAAAAGAGGGTACCTTTTCACACATCAGTGAATCAATTACCCTATCCAAAGTTTCAGGTGTTTCAGAATTCTTGACAGCCAGGTAANTTGTCCATTTTAAAATCCACGATGAAAGAACTAAGAAATACTTGCAATGTAAAAGAAAGTGGCATACTTTTACCAACAGATAACTTCTCATGATTTTGTCGTTGCATTTGTTTTACTAATCTGCATCATGAAAATAAATTCACTTCAAAATTTGCTATGCCACTTCTACTATAATAGAAAATGTACAGAAAACAATCACCTCAGAGTCCTCAAAGCAAGCCTCTTTAGATATTTCATCACGGCATTGCAAACATTCACTTGAGCCTACAGGAAAAGCACGACAACCGAGAGGATCATCAGGTTTTACAGTAATGGCAtctttatataagaaaaaccAGAAAACCTCAGGAACAAGCAACCGCTTGGCCCCCAACAGCTTGATCAGGCCTAAGTTGTCCATGTGGACAACTAATAGATGTTGTTGGTCCAGCATCAGCTTCAGAGGGAGCATCAccaacttttcttttcaaccATTGCTGCAGtctaaaaatttaaactcaTCAGTATAAAAGTTTTAGTATCTTTTGAAATATCCTAACAGACAAGGTATGATAATGTAATGATATTAAAACTGAGCAAAACAGGTGACAGATTTCTCAAAAACTAAACTTGGCAGATTTTCCTATTTCATAATGAAACAGAGCACTTATCCACACTGCCTCTTACCCCTTTCTAAAGAAGCAGAACTGGCAGGAAAAAAGAACTTCGGTCTTACCATGGTCTAGACACATAGTACATTCCATCTTCATGATTTCCATTGACAAAAACAATCACGTTCCAATGTATTCTTTNTCNTGCTAAATTACCATTCTTTCTCTAACTCTTGCTTCAGATTGAgtacataaaattcaaaacccCCAAGTGCATGCTAATGACTGAATAAGAAAAGCCAACAAATTCATGAATAACAAAATCATTGTCACctaattttcttccattttgatCTTCAACATCTTCACCATCATATCTTTGGCCCTTTTACAGGGTAATTTTTCcctcctttcatttcttcttttatccaAAATAGATTGAAATATGCCCAAAAGATTATTCCTTACCTAAAATTAAAAGTCAAAATTNAACCAAAAGAAATTGACTTGCATCTAAAGAGGAACTTTAGGTTTAATATCACAAATAGTaagtaaaatatgtataatgaCTTTGAAATTAAGCTTGTAAATCTCAGTTAAAACTCAATGTCCCCATAGTGGTCCATTTATCCACAACAGCTCTTCCGAACCAACAAAAGCCTTTCCTAAAAGcttatgtaattaaatttttccaCTTAAAGCAACAAGACTTTGTTGCCTTCTTCTTTTCACGCCTCTCTCCCCATCGCCTTTTTGTTCCTAAGGTTGAAGCTGAAAGAACAAAAGGCGAAAAAGTAGTTTACCCTAACCTTTGTAACCCTCGCTAGAGGTGAGAAGATGCGGTGGTGGTTGTCGAACGAATGCTTCGTCACGCAACGACAACGGTGTAAGCTTTCAAAACTCGATCAACCTACACCGAGCAGGACAATGGATGCGTAAGCGGTGGAAGCGTGAGCTGTGGAGCCGTGAGCGGTTAAGGCGCGAGCTGTGGACCTGCGTTAGGGTTTTCACCTCGTCTGTCGACAAGGGTTTTCAACGAATCAGCAACGATTTCTTTACTACAAAGAAGGAAGAAGCAAGAGTATGAGGGAATAGAGATCTTCAAGCGAGTNTACGAGGGTTTGAGGTAGCGCCACAATGAAAACTTTCAATTTGAAAGAGTGCCACAACCAAAAGTTAAGTCCATACATAAAAACTTATCTCATTtaactattttcaaaatcaaatgaaaaataacttttatttttcaataattaattttaaaaatccgtatataagatCAGTAGATAATTTCNTTTTTTATGAGCcaaaattacatacggattttatatacggaaaaatcggtagataaaaatccgtatataacatccGTATGTAATTCATTTTAATGAATCCGTATGTAAAATNTGTAtgtaattttcatatta
Coding sequences:
- the LOC106773131 gene encoding uncharacterized protein LOC106773131 isoform X1, which encodes MLPLKLMLDQQHLLVVHMDNLGLIKLLGAKRLLVPEAQVNVCNAVMKYLKRLALRTLRLVKQMQRQNHEKLSVGKSMPLSFTLQVFLSSFIVDFKMDXLPGCQEF
- the LOC106773131 gene encoding uncharacterized protein LOC106773131 isoform X2; translated protein: MLPLKLMLDQQHLLVVHMDNLGLIKLLGAKRLLVPEAQVNVCNAVMKYLKRLALRTLRLVKQMQRQNHEKLSVGKRRRYAWKKCYNIEESM
- the LOC106773131 gene encoding uncharacterized protein LOC106773131 isoform X3 → MLPLKLMLDQQHLLVVHMDNLGLIKLLGAKRLLVPEAQVNVCNAVMKYLKRLALRTLRLVKQMQRQNHEKLSVGKRQTLG